The Humulus lupulus chromosome 4, drHumLupu1.1, whole genome shotgun sequence genome has a window encoding:
- the LOC133829842 gene encoding receptor-like protein 49 — protein MALSLLVVINVLFHFLLLSHQLVNSMQPSCHDEERNALIQFNKSFKLDCQSRHDPYFPVVAVHPKTSSWGSNNGTNCCSWDGVDCDVETGHVIGLYLNSSCLYGSFHSNNTIFQLVHLQELHLSYNNFTFSPIPTAMGFFPELKILHLRSSFFQGQIPSQLSLLSKLSVLDLSYNTGGNDPAVVVNLLKLKNPNLGSLVQNLTALDTLSLNYVDMGYELGDSFANLTSLKNLGLGGCGLYGPIPSSLGELTQLSILNLQENDFTGYIPSFIQNLTLLSIIKLDNNQISGPIPSWFGNLTAIQAIYFYSNNLIRSIPPSLFKLNNLVTLELSQNSLSGTLQLDSFLKLRNLTVLNLSDNMISLHIEERERDPNTTLSNFNFLSLASCNLSKFPEFIGNQANLEVLDLSSNNIYGQIPQNLMNSSLKRLEGIDISNNLITGFHNHQTILPWSSLRFLEIQCNLLEGQLPIPPSSVTHYDASDNILSGEIPKSICNLSSILILDLSNNNLSGEFPRCSSGMISGSIIALNLRNNSFHGTIPLECQQQESDLRMVDFSHNNFQGKLQRPFATCVNLEFLDFSYNQISDVFPTWLGRFPMLKVVLMRENKFHGVIGKPEYTKGEFPMLQIIDVSHNYFTGALPSEYMLLWDAMKAFKVSNLKYMNAWENVTFNTSGIDIGTHLYNYSSTFLLKSVETSYGKIPVNLAVIDLSSNNFSGQIPESVGSLKALYSLNLSNNALTGHIPSSLGTLTELESLDLSQNQLSGKIPQQLAELKFLQKFDVSYNNLTGPIPHENQFHTFENTSFEGNQGLCGDPLWKKCENWLLPPSSALNKDADSNFSIELDWKFALAGLVSGLVIGLSLGEMVIPRTRLAWLIYFSRTRLAELMIRN, from the coding sequence ATGGCTCTTTCATTATTAGTTGTGATTAATGTACTGTTTCATTTTCTGCTACTATCTCATCAACTTGTTAATTCTATGCAGCCTTCTTGCCATGATGAGGAGAGAAATGCTTTGATACAATTCAACAAAAGCTTTAAATTAGATTGTCAGAGTAGACATGATCCCTATTTTCCTGTAGTTGCTGTCCATCCAAAGACATCGTCTTGGGGATCGAATAATGGTACCAACTGCTGCTCGTGGGATGGTGTCGACTGTGATGTGGAGACTGGTCATGTCATTGGTCTTTACCTCAATAGTTCATGTCTCTACGGCTCTTTCCACTCCAACAACACTATCTTTCAGCTTGTTCATCTTCAGGAGCTTCATCTTAGTTATAATAACTTTACTTTCTCACCAATTCCCACTGCCATGGGCTTTTTTCCGGAGTTGAAAATTCTTCACTTGCGTTCATCATTCTTCCAAGGTCAGATTCCATCTCAACTTTCACTTTTGTCTAAGTTGTCTGTCCTTGACCTGTCATATAACACTGGTGGTAACGATCCAGCTGTAGTTGTGAATCTTTTGAAACTTAAAAATCCCAATCTTGGAAGCCTAGTCCAAAACTTGACTGCTTTGGACACTTTGTCTCTAAACTATGTGGACATGGGTTATGAACTAGGTGATTCCTTTGCAAATTTGACTTCTTTGAAAAATCTTGGTCTAGGAGGTTGTGGATTGTATGGGCCTATTCCATCTTCACTTGGTGAATTAACCCAGCTTTCTATTCTAAATCTCCAAGAAAATGATTTCACTGGGTACATCCCATCTTTTATTCAAAACCTCACCCTACTTTCCATCATAAAATTAGATAACAATCAAATTTCAGGGCCAATCCCTTCTTGGTTTGGCAATCTTACTGCAATACAAGCGATATATTTTTATTCAAACAACTTGATTCGTTCAATTCCGCCATCCTTGTTCAAACTCAATAATCTTGTAACTCTCGAACTCTCGCAAAATAGTTTGAGTGGTACATTGCAGTTAGATTCATTTCTTAAACTGAGAAATCTCACTGTCCTTAATCTAAGCGACAACATGATTTCATTACATATTGAAGAACGAGAAAGAGATCCTAACACCACACTTTCAAATTTCAATTTTCTATCGTTGGCCTCTTGCAACTTGAGCAAGTTTCCCGAATTTATTGGTAATCAAGCTAATCTCGAAGTGTTGGACCTTTCCAGTAACAATATATATGGCCAAATTCCCCAAAATCTAATGAACTCAAGTCTTAAACGCTTGGAAGGGATAGATATATCCAACAACTTGATAACAGGGTTTCATAACCATCAAACCATTCTACCTTGGTCTAGTCTGCGTTTTTTAGAAATCCAATGTAACTTGTTGGAAGGACAACTGCCAATTCCTCCATCATCTGTCACACATTACGATGCCTCTGACAATATTCTAAGTGGTGAAATTCCCAAGTCGATATGTAATTTGAGTTCAATTTTGATCCTTGATTTGTCAAACAATAACTTGAGTGGGGAGTTTCCTCGTTGTTCAAGCGGTATGATCAGTGGCTCTATAATAGCTTTGAATTTGAGAAACAACTCTTTCCATGGCACCATTCCTCTTGAATGTCAGCAGCAGGAAAGTGATTTGAGGATGGTGGACTTCAGTCACAATAATTTTCAGGGAAAACTTCAACGACCATTTGCAACATGTGTGAATCTTGAGTTTCTTGACTTTTCTTACAATCAAATCAGTGATGTGTTCCCCACTTGGCTTGGGAGGTTTCCTAtgttaaaagttgttttaatgaGGGAGAACAAATTTCATGGAGTCATAGGGAAACCTGAATACACTAAGGGTGAGTTTCCAATGCTACAAATTATTGATGTGTCTCACAATTATTTCACAGGGGCATTGCCTTCTGAATATATGCTCTTATGGGATGCTATGAAAGCTTTTAAGGTGAGCAACTTGAAATACATGAACGCATGGGAAAATGTCACCTTTAACACGAGTGGTATTGATATTGGAACCCATTTGTATAATTATTCATCAACATTTTTATTGAAAAGTGTGGAAACAAGCTATGGGAAAATCCCAGTAAATCTAGCAGTCATTGACCTATCGAGCAACAATTTCAGTGGTCAGATTCCTGAGTCCGTTGGAAGCCTCAAGGCTCTCTACTCACTCAACCTTTCAAACAATGCGCTCACAGGTCACATTCCATCATCGTTGGGGACATTAACAGAACTGGAATCATTAGACCTTTCTCAAAACCAACTGTCGGGAAAGATTCCTCAGCAACTAGCAGAGCTAAAATTCCTCCAAAAGTTTGATGTCTCTTATAACAATCTCACAGGTCCTATACCACATGAGAACCAGTTCCACACGTTCGAGAATACCTCATTTGAGGGTAATCAAGGACTGTGTGGAGATCCATTGTGGAAGAAATGTGAAAACTGGCTGCTCCCACCATCATCTGCTTTAAACAAAGATGCTGATTCTAATTTTTCCATTGAACTAGACTGGAAATTCGCTTTGGCTGGACTTGTTAGCGGGCTTGTTATTGGACTCTCTCTTGGGGAGATGGTGATCCCAAGGACGCGGTTGGCATGGTTGATTTACTTCTCTAGAACAAGATTGGCGGAGCTGATGATCAGAAACTAA